The Eremothecium gossypii ATCC 10895 chromosome IV, complete sequence genome contains a region encoding:
- a CDS encoding ADL320Cp (NOHBY414; No homolog in Saccharomyces cerevisiae; Syntenic homolog of Saccharomyces kluyveri SAKL0B07414g), whose protein sequence is MFKKISIDVDIHPLSDKVVLPHEVLANWAGLSTGDVFEQSKPLTLLLTARRQGATGAIGTCVVGIREFSLDDKEAILLPWLVAQRLELGNDLSEVTIEYRVFSELPNGTSMQLEPLGVVFWSRLLAEPGHGMDDSVDAPLPAWLQSDDEHVRAFLEARWNNTLTSVMAGDCLLVSTAENGAAAEELYKFKVLRLEPAEVVCVVNTDLRLDVVRSVRAPTAAGSEVEHVREVVGQSGRTATVQLGDVVHVLPGTNEMYQIDTRGERAVVEILCNDEDESFHIVGGTSDLVTEEFYEITSVASAAKESHNGKNRGNCIPIDSSIRFLRSCFSSAPKGSTFSFTVRPAAEPSVACITSADEVCCEYCGNCILKDTYMMHELHCQRRTKICDVCGKKYINTRVKPTAHWHCPKQDCGGVGDTEQSHITHDRYCHEEQLCEGCQHSFANAIELGRHKALDCPMSFHYCRFCQLKVLHGESTVESRYFGLSGHEYHCGVKTVDCYKCQKPVRRLELASHLALHDHERKVRGKNTLILLCGNVNCRRAVSSFSNDHNLCDTCFGPFYSTEEDLNGKRFRIRLERRYFIQMSRGCGSTYCKNSACISSGLASFPDTLSLMKYVQQLLLETDYYLCVDEATTRRKLLADTFLEVSDAYASPWVYRAVDTGAKDVASVEQWLKENALAKSEL, encoded by the coding sequence ATGTTTAAGAAAATCAGCATTGATGTAGATATACACCCGTTGAGTGATAAGGTTGTGCTGCCACATGAAGTGCTTGCAAACTGGGCGGGGTTATCTACGGGAGATGTTTTTGAGCAGTCGAAGCCGTTGACTTTGCTGCTGACTGCTCGCAGACAAGGTGCTACAGGCGCGATTGGAACATGCGTCGTTGGAATAAGAGAGTTCAGCTTGGATGACAAGGAGGCCATTTTATTGCCTTGGCTTGTGGCGCAGCGGTTGGAGCTCGGGAACGACCTTTCTGAGGTGACAATTGAGTACCGGGTGTTCTCTGAGCTGCCCAATGGAACATCGATGCAGTTGGAGCCACTCGGAGTCGTATTCTGGTCGCGATTGCTGGCAGAGCCTGGGCACGGCATGGACGACTCCGTTGAtgcgccgctgccggcgTGGCTGCAGTCCGACGATGAACATGTACGTGCGTTTTTGGAAGCTCGCTGGAACAACACACTAACTTCCGTGATGGCAGGAGACTGCCTGCTGGTTTCGACAGCGGAGAACGGTGCAGCGGCGGAAGAGCTCTACAAATTCAAGGTGCTGCGCCTGGAGCCCGCAGAGGTAGTCTGCGTGGTGAACACTGATCTGCGGCTCGATGTCGTCCGATCGGTCAGGGCGCCAACCGCCGCGGGGTCTGAAGTAGAGCATGTGCGCGAAGTGGTAGGTCAAAGTGGCCGCACAGCAACTGTGCAGCTTGGAGACGTGGTGCACGTTTTACCGGGCACCAATGAGATGTACCAAATTGACACCCGGGGAGAACGCGCAGTTGTTGAGATACTCTGCAACGATGAGGACGAATCTTTCCATATTGTAGGCGGTACTAGTGACCTTGTCACGGAGGAGTTCTACGAGATAACCAGCGTCGCTTCCGCCGCTAAGGAATCACACAATGGAAAGAATCGTGGAAATTGCATCCCGATCGATTCTTCGATTAGATTCCTACGTTCTTGCTTCTCATCAGCCCCAAAAGGAAGCACATTCTCTTTTACGGTGCGTCCTGCTGCGGAGCCGTCGGTTGCATGTATCACAAGTGCTGATGAGGTGTGCTGTGAGTACTGTGGAAACTGTATCCTGAAGGACACATACATGATGCATGAGCTGCACTGTCAGCGAAGGACGAAGATATGCGATGTTTGCGGAAAAAAATACATCAATACTAGGGTAAAGCCGACCGCTCATTGGCACTGCCCTAAGCAAGACTGCGGGGGAGTTGGAGACACTGAACAGAGCCACATAACACATGACAGATATTGTCACGAGGAACAGTTATGTGAGGGCTGTCAGCACAGTTTTGCCAATGCGATCGAACTTGGGAGACACAAGGCTCTTGACTGCCCTATGTCATTCCACTACTGTCGCTTTTGCCAGCTGAAGGTGTTACATGGCGAAAGCACAGTAGAATCGCGATATTTTGGCCTATCTGGCCACGAATACCACTGTGGCGTTAAGACTGTGGACTGTTATAAATGCCAGAAGCCGGTACGGAGACTAGAATTAGCTTCGCATTTGGCTTTACATGACCACGAACGTAAAGTGAGAGGTAAAAATACCCTCATACTACTATGCGGGAACGTTAATTGCCGCAGGGCCGTATCTTCATTCAGCAACGATCACAACTTGTGTGATACTTGTTTTGGACCCTTTTATTCTACAGAGGAGGATCTCAATGGCAAACGGTTTAGGATAAGACTAGAAAGAAGGTACTTTATCCAAATGTCGCGCGGATGTGGCTCGACATATTGTAAGAATAGCGCATGCATCTCTTCGGGGCTAGCTTCTTTCCCAGATACCTTGTCACTAATGAAGTATGTCCAGCAACTGCTTTTAGAAACAGACTACTACCTGTGTGTAGATGAAGCTACTACACGGCGTAAGCTCTTAGCGGACACATTTCTGGAGGTATCAGATGCATATGCTAGCCCGTGGGTTTATAGAGCCGTTGATACTGGTGCGAAGGATGTCGCCTCAGTTGAACAGTGGCTAAAAGAAAATGCATTGGCAAAAAGCGAATTATAG
- the FES1 gene encoding Hsp70 nucleotide exchange factor FES1 (Syntenic homolog of Saccharomyces cerevisiae YBR101C (FES1)), which produces MDKLLHWSIANAQGDKEAAAKAGAPDPKLLQQLFGGGPDEPALMRDAMAVIMNPEATVDNKLVAFDNFEMLIENLDNANNIENMRLWAPLISILESEEEQLRECALSVVGTAVQNNEKSQSNFLKHDGAMKKIIELARKDSESEQVRTKAFYALSNIVRHNKDASALFVDNGGLEIMAPVLKHQNTGEKMKIRALALLTSVLTSLSADEKFSDRIREDKILEASLEHLAPSANPYLIDRVLNLLVLMKGSGAKFDTDELSKIRKSFASLYPVKDQLNEDDYNAVKEMLG; this is translated from the coding sequence ATGGATAAGCTCTTACATTGGTCTATTGCGAATGCGCAGGGAGACAAGGAGGCTGCGGCCAAGGCAGGCGCGCCGGATCCAAaactgctgcagcagctgtttGGCGGCGGTCCAGACGAGCCGGCGCTAATGCGGGATGCCATGGCTGTGATCATGAACCCAGAAGCGACGGTTGATAACAAGCTTGTGGCGTTTGACAACTTTGAAATGCTCATTGAGAATCTGGATAACGCGAATAACATCGAAAACATGCGCCTATGGGCTCCACTGATCAGTATACTGGAGAGCGAAGAAGAACAGTTGAGAGAATGCGCGCTCTCCGTGGTGGGTACAGCCGTGCAAAACAACGAGAAGTCGCAGAGCAACTTTCTGAAGCACGACGGGGCGATGAAGAAGATTATAGAGCTGGCCCGGAAGGACAGTGAGTCGGAGCAGGTACGGACAAAGGCATTTTACGCTTTATCAAACATTGTACGCCATAATAAGGACGCAAGTGCACTATTCGTGGACAACGGAGGGCTGGAGATCATGGCGCCTGTGTTGAAGCACCAGAATACAGGCGAAAAAATGAAGATCCGCGCGCTGGCACTCTTAACATCAGTGCTAACCTCGTTATCAGCTGATGAAAAGTTCTCGGACAGAATTCGGGAGGACAAGATTCTGGAGGCAAGTTTGGAGCACCTTGCGCCGTCTGCGAACCCATATTTGATCGATAGAGTACTAAACCTCCTGGTGTTGATGAAGGGTTCTGGGGCCAAGTTCGACACGGACGAACTTTCTAAGATCCGCAAGTCGTTTGCCTCCCTGTACCCTGTGAAAGATCAGCTAAATGAGGATGACTACAATGCAGTGAAAGAAATGCTAGGTTAA
- the MMS4 gene encoding Mms4p (Syntenic homolog of Saccharomyces cerevisiae YBR100W and YBR098W (MMS4); YBR100W and YBR098W represent one ORF in this genome), translating to MKSIELIDIESIASDRAGITREDGVIELLSEADEALGRRPYPSSPTIRSTEANIDESIGNRQLWLQSIELNGEFQEDDSEEVEETIGKKPDDALVCSDACSAPDVSIQELLQTFTPPKPHAGRVMKAGAGPVRGSSRQTSSKLQTKDVLQDILVELDDNLSSWDTPSTSGIRSPETVATLAAKWANKTEKTSGKPLYGRPRSSGNRGNILLKRTLANRNNILSSELGGESSPSLQALTTPLPAKSNDGDKNQTTNVMTTGGFRLGTMEKQTLNGSACVDRIQQVPVSSPESVSFLEGLSDIPISKPVQLTQRCIAATNTGYTKDNCASTPRSAAAVEYLEPIDTDTSILSTAGEALPHSPVKPSKVSRERSKRDYIVHSKAFTAEESKAKIRQLMSNTALKKQFNEVNKVTREKQSLLAEIVLSINEQVHQYLLEQKVPIAEVLGPTTVIHNFESVPIIRFKRKCTSMYDLNNDIYYPCETTMCNEPICLLFYNAVDFFTKYKNQKQRLYSEVQDLKRAGNKVIIILNEYSRLEKSLAELENRCMRSRVEQQLTGDKSPRRKTVKEVQLTALEMNSKDLGRKVNEMIIKCDIDIFPINSAASFANWISNLVWVVAKMRYDPMMKNVNWSHINVKIGKTPTEVLSKTLQQINGVTEIRAGRVTSTYPSFQQIFTDFEKGYLVAGKDGNPLMTKVAEKAMNALLMSEDPEEQIYIN from the coding sequence ATGAAGTCGATCGAGCTGATTGATATCGAATCAATTGCAAGCGACAGGGCGGGTATAACGCGGGAAGATGGGGTAATAGAGCTGTTATCGGAGGCAGATGAAGCACTTGGAAGGCGACCGTATCCTTCTTCGCCGACTATTCGCAGCACAGAGGCCAATATTGACGAGAGCATCGGGAATAGGCAGTTGTGGTTACAGTCCATCGAATTGAACGGCGAATTCCAAGAAGACGATTCCGAGGAGGTGGAAGAGACTATCGGCAAGAAACCTGACGACGCACTGGTGTGTTCCGATGCGTGTTCCGCGCCGGATGTGTCTATACAGGAGCTTCTGCAGACATTTACGCCTCCCAAGCCACATGCCGGGCGTGTAATGAAGGCAGGGGCGGGCCCAGTGCGAGGGAGTTCAAGACAGACAAGCAGCAAGCTACAAACAAAAGATGTGCTGCAAGATATCCTAGTTGAACTGGATGATAACTTGTCGAGCTGGGACACCCCCAGCACTAGCGGTATACGAAGCCCTGAGACGGTGGCTACTCTTGCAGCAAAATGGGCCAACAAAACGGAGAAAACCAGCGGCAAGCCATTATATGGCAGGCCTCGATCATCTGGCAACCGCGGCAATATTCTGCTTAAGCGTACGCTTGCGAATAGGAATAATATACTTTCTAGCGAGCTTGGTGGGGAGTCCTCACCATCACTGCAGGCCCTGACAACGCCGCTCCCTGCCAAGAGCAATGATGGAGACAAGAACCAGACTACAAATGTGATGACAACTGGGGGGTTTCGACTTGGGACTATGGAGAAGCAAACACTGAATGGCTCTGCATGTGTCGACAGAATACAACAGGTTCCTGTGTCCAGTCCAGAGTCAGTGAGTTTCTTAGAGGGCCTATCTGATATCCCTATTAGTAAACCAGTTCAATTAACGCAGCGATGTATAGCTGCTACCAATACGGGATATACGAAAGACAACTGCGCCAGTACTCCTAGATCGGCTGCCGCTGTCGAATATCTCGAGCCAATTGATACAGACACGTCTATTTTATCTACTGCTGGCGAAGCCCTGCCACATTCTCCGGTGAAGCCCTCGAAAGTGAGCCGCGAAAGGAGCAAAAGAGACTATATCGTTCACTCAAAGGCATTTACAGCAGAAGAGTCGAAAGCCAAAATCAGGCAACTTATGTCGAACACTGCCCTCAAGAAACAATTCAACGAAGTAAATAAGGTGACCAGAGAGAAGCAATCATTGCTAGCTGAAATCGTGCTAAGCATTAATGAACAAGTACATCAATACTTGTTAGAACAGAAGGTACCGATAGCAGAGGTTCTTGGCCCGACAACCGTCATCCATAATTTCGAGAGCGTACCTATTATAAGATTCAAACGGAAATGTACATCGATGTATGATTTAAACAATGACATATACTATCCCTGTGAGACAACTATGTGTAACGAACCGATATGTCTACTGTTTTACAATGCGGTTGACTTCTTTACAAAGTACAAAAACCAAAAACAACGGCTGTACTCCGAAGTTCAAGATTTAAAACGTGCTGGAAATAAGGTGATTATCATTCTGAATGAATATTCGCGATTAGAGAAGTCTCTTGCGGAACTAGAGAATAGATGCATGCGCTCTCGCGTTGAGCAGCAGTTGACAGGCGATAAAAGCCCCAGAAGAAAGACCGTAAAAGAAGTGCAACTTACCGCGCTTGAAATGAATTCTAAGGACTTGGGCCGGAAGGTAAACGAAATGATCATAAAATGTGATATAGATATATTTCCGATTAACAGCGCTGCCTCTTTTGCGAACTGGATCAGCAACTTGGTCTGGGTGGTCGCTAAAATGAGGTACGATCCGATGATGAAGAATGTCAATTGGTCTCACATAAATGTTAAGATAGGGAAGACTCCCACTGAGGTGCTTTCCAAGACCCTGCAACAGATTAACGGTGTCACTGAAATCCGTGCAGGCAGGGTCACCAGCACTTACCCATCGTTCCAACAGATTTTTACGGACTTTGAGAAGGGGTACCTCGTCGCGGGTAAAGACGGTAATCCGCTCATGACGAAAGTCGCCGAGAAAGCGATGAACGCCCTTCTCATGTCAGAAGATCCCGAGGAGCAGATATATATAAACTAG
- the SEC8 gene encoding exocyst subunit SEC8 (Syntenic homolog of Saccharomyces cerevisiae YPR055W (SEC8)) — protein MNKLRLSSKRNRSLSTTNSPDVDEHKHYDSLAKLQNDLSRIESSWNKVITKDANPLELALQFLDDTSVGLGHRYGEFHQLKSQIANNLQEAANEHYQTFANSIASYGQTVKYLNDSRGNISQVKGKVEGVMASLTVEDPELDELNNESMKHAKMIETLNAIEHVLLIPGRVEKFISERQFSSALESLVQGFTLAQNHHLWQISALSRTKQQLEAQENTLFDTALEELVELVYSKQKSVFSDLNFLDHVATEEGFNTLESHLHQVISIDIMEHSSKMNRQLQEFLKRLEARKAEGNSSVQLTVQNETDYDRIFSLLCVLNNMNKLSSALEQVVAKNKEELHLIVTKAVDNVRAKFPNILKMVDAIKDRSNFGISDSNFLSIVLRKLFWEIFTKFLMAAQGHRVIYEIRESMHTSSNSKYPAQKVWDEILAEIGNLLKSYTSDPTIYTSTHSRHRRSSAATSHLPQKKNLFNLQNNLVDSNATRNHANALKSLLQDMFPGFTSNSNLDLDEIYLEDDRFEEEDTLIPLSVFNMKVILESFLVFVEGTKNVIPAQFAEETVSSLVFFQEYMNNVFLPRLDRTINYFYEQQVEPNNPFALETINDSSVILKTAIDFRNLFIRLLYVMNTSYNYREGISDILLSLLHRFYTYYYNLFQNLLTSANSRFTKKLVATWLSDEELISITENILCDDDTYVPQETTALLKYCPDYDKKSGVVSKNDFFSSSTIDTITYFLGTLTWLREWLPQLKQEVNEDDYTVDVNNIDKLRSNWSFFEMVDLEKMDKMGSLKFLLTGRSLEKFNSIVKGFLELEYKLLSCLRYDVRAKCIYNITEMLHTSKWNPDATSIELNPYITALTSEIGLLENKLSQRSNDQQRQVVFVGLSYLINIGFLACSHSIRVLNTNGVKKIIRNVNVLQQTCRNISSTPEKEDMSLTLNYFAMCSMNENTVVEYYNEGKLSQYTLEEVKNILRLQFSEELYRKLRHKSGTRVVSISSNKRYEDAVNRLVTPT, from the coding sequence ATGAACAAACTCAGGCTTTCTTCAAAGAGGAATCGATCGCTTTCGACAACGAATTCTCCCGATGTGGACGAGCATAAGCATTATGATTCACTCGCAAAGCTACAGAATGATCTTTCCCGGATTGAATCAAGCTGGAATAAGGTTATAACTAAGGATGCGAATCCGCTTGAACTGGCTCTGCAATTTTTGGATGACACCTCCGTCGGACTTGGACACCGTTATGGAGAGTTTCACCAACTGAAATCGCAGATTGCGAACAACCTTCAGGAGGCAGCTAATGAACACTACCAAACATTTGCGAACAGCATTGCCTCGTACGGGCAGACTGTTAAGTACTTAAATGACTCTAGAGGTAATATAAGCCAAGTGAAGGGAAAGGTGGAGGGGGTAATGGCGTCCCTGACAGTGGAAGATCCCGAATTGGATGAGTTGAATAACGAATCGATGAAGCATGCGAAGATGATAGAGACTCTGAACGCCATTGAACATGTCTTACTGATCCCTGGGCGGGTAGAGAAGTTCATCAGTGAGAGGCAGTTTAGCAGTGCTCTAGAATCCCTCGTACAGGGATTTACACTTGCACAGAACCATCATCTCTGGCAAATTTCCGCACTCAGCCGTACCAAACAACAGCTAGAGGCACAGGAGAATACGCTGTTTGACACAGCGCTGGAAGAGCTTGTTGAGTTAGTGTACTCCAAACAAAAGTCTGTCTTTTCGGATTTGAATTTCCTGGATCATGTTGCAACGGAGGAGGGGTTCAACACGCTGGAGAGCCATCTGCATCAAGTGATCAGTATAGATATCATGGAGCATTCGAGTAAGATGAACAGGCAACTGCAAGAGTTCCTTAAAAGATTGGAAGCCAGAAAGGCTGAGGGCAACTCGTCTGTTCAGCTTACTGTACAGAACGAAACCGATTACGACCGTATATTCTCTTTACTTTGCGTCCTGAACAATATGAACAAATTGTCGTCTGCTCTGGAGCAGGTAGTTGCGAAGAACAAGGAAGAACTGCATCTCATTGTGACGAAGGCGGTTGATAACGTTCGTGCCAAATTCCCTAATATCTTAAAAATGGTTGATGCTATAAAGGACAGGTCTAATTTTGGAATTTCAGATAGCAACTTTCTTTCCATTGTGTTGCGGAAACTGTTCTGGGAGATATTCACCAAATTTCTAATGGCTGCCCAAGGACATCGTGTGATATATGAGATTCGAGAGTCCATGCATACCTCCTCCAACAGCAAGTATCCCGCCCAAAAGGTGTGGGATGAGATTTTGGCAGAAATTGGTAACCTTTTGAAATCTTACACTAGTGATCCTACCATTTACACTAGTACTCATTCGCGCCACAGACGCTCGAGTGCTGCAACCAGTCATTTACCGCAAAAGAAAAATCTATTCAATTTGCAAAATAATCTAGTGGATAGTAATGCGACGAGAAATCATGCCAATGCATTGAAAAGTCTGCTGCAGGATATGTTCCCCGGCTTCACCTCAAATTCCAACTTAGATCTTGATGAAATATATCTGGAAGATGACCGCTTCGAAGAAGAAGACACGCTAATCCCGCTGTCAGTTTTCAACATGAAGGTCATCTTAGAGTCATTCTTGGTCTTTGTTGAAGGAACCAAGAACGTCATACCTGCCCAATTTGCTGAGGAAACTGTCTCCTCACTGGTTTTTTTCCAGGAGTATATGAACAACGTATTCTTGCCCCGGCTAGACAGAACTATAAATTACTTTTACGAACAGCAGGTAGAGCCTAACAATCCATTTGCCCTTGAGACTATCAATGATAGCAGTGTTATACTGAAGACAGCCATTGACTTTAGAAATCTCTTCATCAGATTATTATATGTTATGAACACAAGCTATAATTATCGGGAGGGTATTTCTGATATTTTACTCTCCCTTTTGCATAGGTTCTACACATACTACTACAATCTATTCCAAAACTTGCTGACTTCCGCTAATTCCAGATTCACTAAGAAGCTCGTAGCAACATGGCTTAGCGATGAAGAGCTCATTTCGATTACAGAGAACATACTTTGCGATGACGACACATACGTACCCCAGGAAACAACCGCCCTGCTCAAATACTGTCCTGATTACGATAAGAAGAGTGGTGTAGTCTCCAAGAATGATTTCTTCAGCAGTAGCACTATTGACACCATAACCTATTTCCTGGGCACACTCACTTGGTTGCGCGAGTGGCTCCCACAGCTCAAGCAGGAGGTAAACGAGGATGACTACACGGTCGATGTGAACAATATTGACAAACTCCGGAGCAATTGGTCTTTCTTTGAAATGGTCGATCTCGAAAAGATGGACAAGATGGGCTCGCTCAAGTTCCTTCTCACAGGCCGTTCTCTGGAGAAGTTCAACAGTATCGTAAAGGGCTTTTTGGAACTGGAGTACAAGCTTCTCAGCTGCCTGCGGTACGATGTCCGTGCTAAGTGCATATACAACATTACCGAGATGCTCCACACCTCTAAGTGGAATCCTGACGCCACTTCCATCGAGCTTAACCCCTACATTACTGCGTTAACTTCGGAGATCGGCTTACTTGAGAATAAGCTTTCACAGAGGAGCAACGATCAGCAGCGCCAGGTCGTCTTTGTTGGTCTGTCTTACCTCATTAACATAGGCTTTCTGGCCTGTTCTCATTCTATCAGGGTTTTGAATACCAACGGTGTGAAGAAGATCATCCGTAATGTAAATGTTCTTCAGCAAACCTGCCGCAACATAAGCTCTACTCCAGAGAAGGAAGATATGTCTCTCACTTTGAACTATTTTGCAATGTGCTCTATGAATGAAAACACTGTTGTCGAATATTATAATGAAGGCAAACTGAGCCAATACACTCTGGAGGAGGTTAAGAATATTCTGAGACTGCAGTTCAGTGAGGAACTATACCGCAAACTAAGGCATAAGAGTGGAACTCGTGTTGTTTCGATTTCTAGCAACAAAAGATATGAAGACGCAGTCAATAGATTGGTTACACCGACCTAG